CCATCGCAAAGCCGCACAACGTCGGTGGTTGTGGTGGTGCTGCTGGTGCAGGTGCAGGTGCACCGCCGCCTGAACCCGAACACCTCCCGTGTCCACGTTGCGATTCTACCAACACTAAATTCTGTTACTACAACAATTACAACTTCTCTCAGCCGCGTCATTTCTGCAAAGGATGTCGCCGTTACTGGACTCACGGTGGCACTCTTCGTGATATCCCCGTCGGCGGTGGAAGCCGGAAGAATGCTAAACGTTCTCGTGTCACCACCAACGCTCATGGCAACTCTAGTATTTCGCATTCTTTGGAATTCCGTCATATGGCTCCACCGACTGGTACTCCGATCTTGATTCCGTTTGCCGGTGAGCACGGCGGAGGATTGCATTTTCTCGGCGAAGGGAAGTCCGGGATGAGTATGTGTGAGAGTTTTACGTCGTTGTTGAATAATACACATGGGCCTGGTTTCTTTGGAGTTGGAGGATTTGAAGATGGGAGCTTTGGTTTTGGAAGGTCGATTTGGCCGTTTGCCGGAATCGGAGATGGTGGTGGTTCTGTTCAGTATGCGTCGGGTGGCGGCGGCGGCGGCGGAGGGAGTATGATCGGCGGTGGGCATACGTGGCAGGTGGAGAGTGGAGATGGTGGAGATTGTTTTACTTTGCCGGATCTTGCTATTTCTACACCTGGAATGATATGAAAATGAAAGTTGAATTTAGAAGTGATAGTGTAGGATTGTTAATGTGTTACCATCTGTATTAGATTAATTCCTGTTCGGTTTTAGTACGAGAAAACAAACAACCTTTTAAAGTGTGTCTTCTAAATTCTAATACCAACCGTcataattttttctttttattttcattCGAGAAATcttaacttcttcttcttctacttcttcttttTTAATCACAGCTAATTTAACTTAAAGAACTTATTGGAATTAAATGTTATAATTTTTGTATAATCTAGGagttagaaaaaaaattatattaaattgATTACTTATCCAGTTTCTGTGAAAGACAAGAATCGAGGCAGTTAAGTTCCATCAGGTTGATGCTGTCTTCGCTGCTATGCCGCCAACAGGGTCCCTATATGCTATTGGAATATAATAAAGGTGTTCTAATATATATGGAAACACACAAAACTTACTACGTTTTTACTGAGCAAAAGTAAAAGAAAATTTCGACTGGAATTGGtatctttattttaatattaagatgtaatttggtgttttaaaataaaaaaatttgggaTTGGTAATGTCACAGATACATGTTAGTTTGATTCAGTGTTTGGTTATTTGAGAATATTGAGTCGGTATTACATTTCACCTGATTTTCTTTCATTAAATCAAATGGTAGTAACAGATTTCATTTTGACAAGAAAGAGAAAACAGCCCTTT
The genomic region above belongs to Lactuca sativa cultivar Salinas chromosome 4, Lsat_Salinas_v11, whole genome shotgun sequence and contains:
- the LOC111908120 gene encoding dof zinc finger protein DOF3.4, encoding MPSDSCDHRRTTIAKPHNVGGCGGAAGAGAGAPPPEPEHLPCPRCDSTNTKFCYYNNYNFSQPRHFCKGCRRYWTHGGTLRDIPVGGGSRKNAKRSRVTTNAHGNSSISHSLEFRHMAPPTGTPILIPFAGEHGGGLHFLGEGKSGMSMCESFTSLLNNTHGPGFFGVGGFEDGSFGFGRSIWPFAGIGDGGGSVQYASGGGGGGGGSMIGGGHTWQVESGDGGDCFTLPDLAISTPGMI